One Carassius carassius chromosome 28, fCarCar2.1, whole genome shotgun sequence genomic window carries:
- the LOC132108502 gene encoding olfactory receptor 51I2-like, whose product MGNGTYFFFTLFENLGCIKYAFFSLGCIFYCVVIYFNVLIILAVFLERTLHQPMYILILCLSINSVYGTAGFFPRLLTDLLYDTHIISFEACLIQSVVIYTYAAYELTILMLMAFDRLVAISYPLRYKQIINTRFLTLLLVIAWLYPMICVGCAALLTARLKMCGNKLFKLYCHNYEIVKLSCVNHNINNIYGLIVTITTTFIPLIFILYSYVKILIICKRSSQDFRSKAYQTCIPHIAILLNFSVAIFCELTLSRFVNGEIPIELAVILSLEFIVIPPFVNPIVYGLNFPGIRKKVKHLLKTSK is encoded by the coding sequence ATGGGAAATGGAACATATTTTTTCTTTACGTTGTTTGAAAATCTTGGGTGCATAAAATATGCTTTTTTCAGTTTGGggtgtattttttactgtgttgtCATATACTTTAATGTCCTCATTATTCTTGCTGTATTTCTGGAAAGGACATTGCATCAACccatgtacattttgattttatgtttatCCATCAACTCTGTATATGGTACAGCTGGCTTTTTCCCAAGGTTACTGACAGATCTGCTGTATGATACACATATAATCTCCTTTGAAGCTTGCCTCATACAGAGTGTTGTCATTTACACATATGCAGCTTATGAGCTTACAATATTAATGCTAATGGCATTTGATAGGCTTGTTGCAATTAGTTATCCTTTGCgttacaaacaaataatcaaCACACGCTTTCTAACTCTTCTGTTAGTTATAGCATGGCTTTATCCAATGATTTGTGTTGGTTGTGCTGCTCTTTTGACTGCCAGGCTAAAAATGTGTGGTAACAAATTGTTTAAACTATACTGCCACAACTACGAAATTGTCAAACTATCTTGTGTgaatcataatattaataatatttatggcCTGATTGTAACAATTACAACAACatttattcctttaatttttatattatattcctaTGTCAAAATACTTATAATTTGTAAAAGAAGCTCACAAGACTTTAGGAGCAAAGCGTATCAAACTTGTATTCCACATATAGCAATCCTTTTAAATTTCTCAGTTGCTATATTTTGTGAGCTTACTTTGAGTCGGTTTGTGAATGGGGAAATTCCCATAGAGCTGGCTGTTATCCTTTCATTGGAATTTATTGTTATACCACCCTTTGTAAACCCTATTGTTTATGGACTAAACTTTCCTGGTATCCGCAAAAAAGTTAAACATCTTTTAAAAACCTCCAAGTAG